The Falco peregrinus isolate bFalPer1 chromosome 1, bFalPer1.pri, whole genome shotgun sequence genome has a window encoding:
- the LOC129783667 gene encoding uncharacterized protein LOC129783667 encodes MAEDSPKRRKANFNEAETEVLIEQVLKHEQLLFAAGPGRASPGQKRKVWELIRHKVNPVAACPRDVEDLKKRWRDLKRRDRSKLCRLSQGCGPPGPPALGLLLAPEEMPPAVAPPGRRHHLHHHHRAYGSLLPAEAVPIVGGIDTLELPGAVVGEMGFNDDPGTSHQSSLEKMNLKEEIVVKVVEPEESSEDMAVVPPSQEQLPFLGTSGGGSSGKVKAKTKGRSQADQNEITEEDLVQIQQTQMQVIQSGFDSVNHNLRLLQQGMQDLSNSLSIMAHTLVAIKNVYVKNNTGPTTYATASTQTTAGYLSPGSPQVSSAEDRGRVQVAGSSSRSSSCSSSSMSQEPGPSEFPRPPLRTIKKEHPNGCYYFCFADV; translated from the exons ATGGCCGAGGACTCGCCCAAGCGGCGCAAGGCGAATTTCAACGAGGCGGAGACGGAGGTGCTGATCGAGCAGGTGCTGAAGCACGAGCAGCTGCTCTtcgcggcggggccgggccgcgcctcCCCGGGCCAGAAGCGGAAGGTGTGGGAGCTGATCCGGCACAAGGTGAACCCGGTGGCCGCCTGCCCCCGCGACGTGGAGGACCTGAAGAAGCGCTGGCGGGACCTGAAGCGCCGCGACCGCAGCAAGCTCTGCCGCCTCTCGCAGGGCTGCGGgccgcccggcccccccgccctcGGCCTCCTGCTGGCCCCCGAGGAGATGCCGCCCGCCGTcgcgccgcccggccgccgccaccacctgcaccaccaccaccgcgCCTACGGCTCCCTGCTGCCCGCCGAGGCCGTGCCCATCGTGGGCGGCATCGACACGCTGGAGCTGCCCGGCGCCGTCGTGGGGGAGATGG GGTTTAATGATGATCCTGGAACATCTCATCAATCCAGTCTTGAGAAGATGAACCTCAAAGAAGAGATAGTAGTGAAGGTGGTAGAGCCAGAAGAAAGCTCTGAGGACATGGCAGTGGTTCCACCTAGCCAAGAACAACTGCCTTTTCTGGGGACATCTGGTGGTGGTTCCTCTGGGAAAgtaaaagccaaaacaaaaggcagatCCCAGGCAGAccaaaatgaaataactgaAGAGGACCTAGTGCAGATTCAGCAGACCCAGATGCAGGTGATCCAGTCTGGCTTTGACAGTGTCAACCACAATCTTcggctgctgcagcaaggcatGCAAGATCTGAGTAACAGCCTCAGCATCATGGCGCATACGCTTGTTGCTATCAAAAACGTCTACGTGAAAAACAACACTGGCCCGACGACGTATGCCACTGCCTCTACTCAAACCACGGCTGGGTACCTGAGCCCAGGCTCCCCCCAGGTCTCTTCTGCTGAGGACAGAGGTAGAGTGCAGgtggctggaagcagcagcagaagcagcagctgcagctccagctccatGTCACAAGAACCAGGTCCTTCAGAGTTTCCTAGGCCCCCCCTGAGAACCATTAAGAAAGAACATCCAAATGGCTGCTACTacttctgctttgcagatgtGTAA